The following are from one region of the Saimiri boliviensis isolate mSaiBol1 chromosome 18, mSaiBol1.pri, whole genome shotgun sequence genome:
- the LOC120368456 gene encoding large ribosomal subunit protein eL21-like — MTNTKGKRRGTRYMFSRPFRKHGVVPLATYMRIYKKGDIVYIKGMGTVQKGMPHKCYHGKTGRVYNVTQHAVGIVVNKQVKGKILAKRINVRIEHIKHSKSRDSFLKRVKENDQKKKEAKEKGTWVQLKRQPAPPREAHFVRTNGKEPELLEPIPYEFMA; from the coding sequence ATgacgaacacaaagggaaagaggagaggcactcgatacatgttctctaggccttttagaaaacatggagttgttcctttggccacgtatatgcgaatctataagaaaggtgatattgtatACATTAAGGGAATGGGcactgttcaaaaaggaatgccccacaaatgttatcatggcaaaactggaagggtctacaatgttacccagcatgctgttggcattgttgtaaacaaacaagttaagggcaagattcttgccaagagaattaatgtgcgtATTGAGCACATCAAGCACTCTAAAAGCCGAGATAGCTTCCTAAAacgtgtgaaggaaaatgatcagaaaaagaaagaagccaaagagaaaggtacctgggtccaactgaagcgccagcctgctccacccagagaagcacactttgtgagaaccaatgggaaggagcctgagctgctggaacctattccctatgaattcatggcataa